From a region of the Kwoniella mangroviensis CBS 8507 chromosome 1 map unlocalized Ctg01, whole genome shotgun sequence genome:
- a CDS encoding mitochondrial import inner membrane translocase subunit TIM17 — MSHGDHSRDPCPYVILNDFGGAFAMGAIGGGIWHGIKGARNSPRGERFVGSMSAIKARAPVLGGNFGVWGGLFSTFDCAVKGYRQKEDPWNAIISGFLTGGSLALRAGPRSAFGSAVGCGILLGVFEGVGVLMNRMFAQPIPQMQLPEQAPASPSPAVA, encoded by the exons ATGTCTCATGGGGATCATTCTCGGGATCCATG CCCCTATGTCATACTTAACGATTTCGGAGGAGCCTTCGCAATGGGTGCGATAGGTGGTGGTATATGGCATGGTATAAAAGGAGCTAGGAATAGTCCGAGG GGAGAACGATTTGTAGGCTCAATGTCAGCTATAAAAGCCCGAGCGCCAGTATTAGGAGGTAATTTCGGTGTGTGGGGTGGATTGTTCTCGACGTTCGATTGTGCTGTTAAAGGGTATAGACAAAAGGAAGATCCTTGGAATGCTATCATCTCGGGTTTCTTGACGGGTGGAAGTTTGGctttgagag CCGGTCCTAGATCAGCGTTCGGTTCAGCAGTAGGATGTGGTATTCTCTTAGGAGTGTTTGAAG GTGTCGGTGTACTCATGAATCGAATGTTCGCCCAGCCGATCCCTCAGATGCAAC TACCCGAACAAGCGCCagcatcaccttcaccagctGTCGCTTAA
- a CDS encoding thioredoxin-like protein 4A — protein MSYFMTHLHSGWHVDQAILVEEDRVVCIRFGHDHDQECMALDETLYGVSEKVQNFAVIYLVDITQVPDFNKMYELYDNCSLMFFYRNKHIMIDLGTGDNNKINWAITDKQELIDIIETVYRGASKGRGLVVSPRDYSTRQKGR, from the exons ATGTCGTATTTTATGACCCA CTTACACTCCGGATGGCACGTCGACCAAGCCATCCttgtggaagaagatcgagtcGTCTGCATCCGATTCGGACACGATCACGACCAAGAATGTATGGCACTTGACGAAACGCTATACGGCGTATCAGAGAAAGTACAGAATTTCGCGGTCATTTACCTGGTGGATATAACGCAAGTACCAGATTTCAACAAGATGTACGAGTTATATGATAATTGTTCATTAATGTTTTTCTATCG AAATAAACATATTATGATTGATCTGGGTACAGGTGATAACAACAAAAT AAATTGGGCGATAACGGATAAACAGGAA ctgatcgatatcatcgagaCGGTATATAGAGGAGCATCCAAGGGACGAGGTTTGGTGGTATCTCCtagag ATTACTCAACTCGACAGAAAGGTCGATAA
- a CDS encoding Fe-S protein assembly co-chaperone HscB: MITNLRLSATLRHPLKTHPLRCIPASARVRTYHSTSPPEPPHHQCPSCSRSIPLPLSPCPNCSALLPLPSTLSHHSMLYLSAPIGSSPNGPFDIPRELGHLPSHGFGLDKSDLRSRWVRRQRELHPDKFTSKGDKIVDLARELSGRVNEAYNVLGDELRRAEYILSIHDKATDETDKLDDPMMLAEILEAREELEEAENQEDIQRIRSDNHAKVEDIIAQLKSAFSEDSPNLDEAKNLAVQLKYWRGLENAAREKSI, from the exons atgatcacaAATCTGCGTCTATCCGCTACATTACGCCACCCGCTCAAAACCCATCCTCTCCGATGTATACCAGCTTCAGCACGAGTAAGAACCTATCACTCGACCTCCCCTCCCGAACCACCCCATCATCAATGCCCTTCATGTTCTCGATCCATCCCACTTCCATTATCACCCTGTCCCAACTGCTCAGCATTACTACCATTACCATCCACACTCTCCCATCATTCAATGTTATACCTATCTGCTCCTATCGGTTCATCCCCCAATGGTCCATTTGATATACCTCGTGAATTAGGTCATCTACCATCACATGGATTCGGATTGGATAAGAGTGATTTGAGGAGTAGGTGGGTTAGGAGACAGAGGGAATTACATCCTGATAAGTTTACTTCgaaaggtgataagataGTAGATCTAGCTAGGGAGTTGTCAGGCAGGGTTAATGAGGCTTATAATGTCTTGGGAGATGAGCTCAGGAGAGCAGAGTATATC TTATCGATACATGACAAAGCGACGGACGAGACGGATAAATTGGACGATCCAATGATGTTGGCTGAAATACTAGAAGCGAGAGAAGAgctcgaagaagctgagaaccAAGAGGATATTCAGAGGATAAGGAGTGATAATCATG CCAAAGTAGAAGATATAATAGCACAGCTCAAATCGGCATTCAGTGAAGATTCACCTAATCTTGATGAAGCGAAGAATTTGGCGGTGCAGTTGAAATATTGGAGAGGGCTTGAGAATGCCGCTAGGGAGAAGTCGATATGA